One Nicotiana sylvestris chromosome 12, ASM39365v2, whole genome shotgun sequence genomic window carries:
- the LOC104211830 gene encoding squalene synthase-like: protein MGSLGAMLRNPEDIYPLMKLKLAARYAEKQIPPQPHWAFCYIMLHKVSRSFSLVIQQLPLELRDAVCIFYLVLRALDTVEDDTSVATEVKVPILMSFHRHVYDREWHFSCGTKDYKVLMDQFHHVSTAFLELEKHYKEAIEDITMRMGAGMAKFICKEVETIGDYDEYCHYVAGLVGLGLSKLFRASGKEDFASDSLSNSMGLFLQKTNIIRDYLEDINEVPKCRMFWPRQIWSKYVDKLEDLKCEENSVKAVQCLNEMVTNALSHVEDSLTYMSTLRDPAIFRFCAIPQVMAIGTLAKCYNNIEVFRGVVKMRRGLTAKVIDRTRTMADVYGAFYDFSCILKAKVEYKDPNAAKTLRRLETILRTCKNSGTLNKRKSFVIQSRPNYNSALVVVLVVIIAILIAYLSGNRP from the exons atggggAGTTTAGGTGCAATGCTGAGGAATCCTGAGGATATTTATCCATTGATGAAACTGAAGTTAGCGGCGCGATATGCAGAGAAACAGATCCCTCCTCAGCCACATTGGGCCTTCTGTTATATAATGCTTCACAAGGTTTCTCGTAGCTTTTCTCTTGTCATTCAACAGCTTCCCTTGGAGCTTCGCGACGCT GTATGCATTTTCTATTTGGTTCTTCGAGCACTTGACACTGTCG AGGACGATACCAGTGTAGCCACGGAGGTGAAAGTACCTATTTTGATGTCATTCCATCGCCATGTTTATGATCGTGAATGGCATTTTTCGT GCGGTACAAAGGACTACAAGGTTCTTATGGACCAGTTTCATCATGTTTCGACTGCTTTTCTGGAGCTAGAGAAACA TTACAAGGAGGCAATTGAGGACATAACTATGAGGATGGGTGCAGGAATGGCAAAGTTTATATGCAAGGAG GTGGAAACAATTGGTGATTATGATGAATATTGTCACTATGTAGCCGGGCTCGTTGGATTAGGCTTATCAAAACTTTTCCGCGCCTCTGGGAAAGAAGATTTTGCATCAGATTCTCTCTCCAATTCCATGGGTTTATTTCTTCAG AAAAcaaatatcattagagattatCTGGAGGACATAAATGAAGTACCTAAGTGTCGCATGTTTTGGCCTCGTCAGATTTGGAGTAAATACGTTGACAAGCTCGAG GACTTGAAGTGTGAGGAAAACTCTGTAAAGGCAGTGCAATGTCTGAATGAAATGGTCACTAATGCTTTATCACATGTAGAAGATAGTTTGACTTACATGTCCACACTGCGAGATCCTGCTATCTTTCGATTCTGTGCTATTCCACAG GTCATGGCAATTGGGACATTAGCAAAGTGCTACAACAACATTGAAGTTTTCAGAGGAGTTGTAAAAATGAGACGCG GTCTCACTGCTAAGGTTATTGACCGGACCAGGACCATGGCCGATGTATATGGTGCTTTCTACGACTTCTCTTGTATTCTGAAAGCCAAG GTGGAGTATAAAGATCCAAATGCCGCAAAAACTTTAAGAAGGCTTGAAACAATCTTGAGAACTTGCAAAAACTCTGGAACCTTGAATAAAAG GAAATCTTTCGTAATCCAGAGCAGACCTAATTACAATTCAGCTTTG GTTGTTGTCCTTGTTGTCATAATAGCTATCCTTATTGCATACCTATCTGGAAACCGGCCTTAG
- the LOC104211833 gene encoding uncharacterized protein — protein sequence MVKALHLGLWFISGNFLSVRKWEPKFVPQEATLTSTTIWIWLPQLPTEFYDQDILEKVGRKLGKLLKIDQCTSSTLRGRYARICIQVPLETPVETSIIIGDHKQVVIYEGEGTLCTICGRIGHTAHICNYRAPTPTATHEPQDDHQRKAVISEKSEWKTVTFPRRRKQGQLKTINTNEGKMNKPQHASRTEEIQSLNFTPLVTQSSKTKKHKNGKRDTTDYHHHPTTTTGPATGLLVGGCLVGGGTLLRFHPVQPEGDTDSAKPSQSSQGDDGSTEQGTGSLWTSSMEIDGQQR from the exons ATGGTTAAGGCTCTACACCTAGGACTTTGGTTCATTTCTGGAAACTTCCTATCCGTACGTAAATGGGAACCAAAGTTTGTTCCCCAAGAAGCCACTCTTACTTCTACTACCATTTGGATCTGGTTACCTCAATTACCAACAGAGTTCTATGACCAGGATATCTTGGAGAAAGTTGGGAGGAAGCTGGGCAAACTTCTCAAGATAGACCAATGTACATCCTCTACCCTAAGGGGAAGATATGCCCGTATTTGTATCCAAGTTCCTCTGGAAACCCCAGTagaaacatcaataataataggAGACCATAAGCAGGTTGTGATCTATGAAGGAGAGGGGACTCTATGCACCATTTGTGGCAGAATAGGACACACTGCACATATTTGCAACTATAGGGCACCAACACCCACAGCAACCCACGAACCACAGGATGATCATCAAAGAAAAGCAGTCATTTCAGAGAAAAGTGAATGGAAAACTGTCACCTTCCCAAGAAGACGTAAGCAGGGACAACTAAAAACAATAAACACAAATGAAGGTAAAATGAACAAACCACAACATGCTTCACGGACGGAGGAGATACAG TCCCTTAACTTCACCCCTCTTGTTACCCAAAGTAGCAAGACAAAGAAACACAAAAATGGCAAAAGAGACACCACCGACTACCATCACCACCCTACCACCACCACCGGACCAGCAACCGGCCTTCTGGTTGGAGGTTGCCTTGTAGGGGGAGGGACTCTCCTACGATTTCACCCTGTCCAACCAGAAGGTGACACTGATAGTGCAAAACCCAGCCAATCTAGCCAGGGTGACGATGGAAGCACTGAACAAGGCACTGGCAGCCTTTGGACCTCATCTATGGAAATCGATGGTCAACAACGATAA